Proteins from a genomic interval of Scomber scombrus chromosome 11, fScoSco1.1, whole genome shotgun sequence:
- the crsp7 gene encoding mediator of RNA polymerase II transcription subunit 26, which yields MTTAPATPQQMRDQLLRAVDSQSNICNMVVVLEVISGLEKYPITKEALEETRLGKLINDVRKKTKDEDLAKRAKKLLRNWRKLIEPGPAVAPSVPGSTNGSSHPCRTEASPPDISVSGKGVPEVKTRNDVHNTYSPKAEKSGSRKRRAENRDSGVHLPEKISKLSSYDNSVSPPPTNGIAGSPDTLPDQEVVPSPDRSRIEHLDNDKINRIPVNAVKPRPSSPGVAKLPSTSSLIKVAVMQQARMDDGGGGATGGYYQAKSPRGLTTSPRSTKQDTVTKRSAAYTPKGTSIPSPSPRDSPLPLSQSVSSPAQASFADKLPHSSHRSSMHWASSSEVSSHCPPQDISATLESPSVSPSPSHPQHNSELLRPTPEVQVVSDDADGTTIPNSEHKRRKYRSRDYSVNLDGQKIEDTTKPVRLKERRLTFDPVTGQIKPLVHKEPSQTEEAPTPDPAESRQRTESTVQQPTATAPAPGPGPNPFHQTNWKELSRNEIIQSYLNLQSNVLTSSGVQAPSAHFFMSQYLKREEQETKESRKMHVLQTDNLVGELPGMSREVTDEDLDRVHTKHWPGVNGCYDTNGTWFDWTECISLDPHGDESKLNILPYICLD from the exons ATGACAACGGCCCCGGCAACCCCGCAGCAGATGAGGGACCAGCTGCTGCGGGCCGTGGACAGTCAGAGCAAT ATATGCAATATGGTGGTCGTATTAGAGGTTATTTCTGGTCTTGAAAAGTATCCTATCACCAAAGAAGCACTTGAG gAGACTCGACTAGGAAAACTGATCAATGATGTACGAAAGAAGACCAAGGATGAAGACCTTGCCAAGCGTGCTAAGAAACTCTTACGAAACTGGCGAAAGCTGATTGAGCCTGGGCCTGCTGTGGCTCCAAGTGTCCCTGGGTCTACTAATGGCAGTTCTCATCCCTGCAGAACTGAAGCCTCCCCACCTGACATCTCTGTGTCAGGGAAGGGAGTCCCTGAAGTTAAAACCAGAAATGATGTCCACAACACATACTCACCAAAAGCTGAGAAATCAGGCAGTCGCAAGCGCCGAGCAGAGAACAGAGACAGTGGAGTGCACTTACCAGAAAAAATCTCCAAGCTGTCTTCATATGATAATTCTGTTTCACCACCACCCACCAATGGGATTGCAGGAAGCCCTGATACCCTGCCTGACCAGGAGGTCGTCCCGTCCCCTGACAGATCTCGCATAGAGCACCTTGACAATGATAAAATCAACAGAATTCCAGTAAATGCTGTCAAGCCTCGCCCCAGCTCCCCTGGAGTGGCCAAACTACCTAGCACTTCCTCTTTAATCAAGGTTGCAGTGATGCAGCAAGCTAGAAtggatgatggaggaggaggagcaacagGGGGTTATTATCAAGCCAAAAGTCCCCGTGGCCTCACTACCAGTCCAAGGAGCACGAAGCAAGACACCGTGACCAAGCGCTCTGCGGCATACACACCTAAAGGAACATCTATCCCAAGCCCATCCCCTAGAGATTCTCCCTTGCCTTTGTCCCAATCTGTGTCCTCCCCAGCTCAGGCATCGTTTGCTGACAAGCTGCCACACTCTTCTCATAGGTCTTCAATGCACTGGGCCAGTTCGTCAGAGGTCTCTTCTCATTGCCCACCGCAAGACATATCTGCAACACTGGAATCCCCATCAGTTTCCCCCTCACCCTCTCACCCCCAACACAACTCAGAACTACTTAGGCCGACACCTGAGGTACAGGTTGTGTCGGATGATGCAGACGGGACAACAATCCCCAACTCAGAGCATAAAAGAAGGAAGTACAGGTCTAGAGACTACTCTGTCAACTTAGATGGCCAGAAAATAGAGGACACGACTAAACCAGTACGGTTAAAAGAACGCAGGCTGACATTTGACCCTGTCACAGGTCAGATAAAACCCCTGGTACATAAAGAACCTTCTCAAACAGAGGAAGCCCCCACTCCTGACCCTGCTGAGTCTAGGCAGAGAACTGAAAGCACTGTACAACAGCCCACTGCCACAGCTCCAGCTCCAGGTCCCGGCCCTAACCCTTTTCACCAGACAAACTGGAAGGAGCTGTCCAGAAACGAAATCATCCAGTCCTACTTGAACCTTCAGAGCAATGTGCTCACCTCCTCAGGGGTCCAGGCCCCTAGTGCACACTTTTTCATGTCCCAGTATCTGAAAAGGGAAGAACAGGAAACCAAGGAGTCGAGGAAGATGCATGTTCTGCAGACGGACAACTTAGTAGGGGAGTTACCGGGCATGAGCCGGGAGGTGACGGATGAGGACCTGGACAGGGTACACACAAAGCACTGGCCGGGGGTGAACGGTTGTTATGACACCAACGGCACCTGGTTTGATTGGACAGAGTGCATATCATTGGACCCTCACGGGGATGAAAGCAAATTGAACATCCTGCCATATATTTGCCTAGACTGA